Proteins found in one Fodinicurvata sp. EGI_FJ10296 genomic segment:
- a CDS encoding ABC transporter ATP-binding protein, protein MLDIRDIHTAYGDSRVLFGMTLSVDEGQVVTLLGRNGMGKTTTIRSILGLVRPLSGTVHFDGRDVTGLPAYRIAQQGIGIVPEGRQIFGNLDVTENLVATAANRHGRADPWTLDRVFGFFPRLAERRRNMGGQLSGGEQQMLAIGRALMTNPRLLILDEATEGLAPLIRQEIWGCLTALKAEGQSILVVDKNVEALLKIADHHVIIERGRPVWSGDSGAFRADASLKQRYLGI, encoded by the coding sequence ATGCTCGATATACGAGACATCCATACTGCCTATGGTGATTCCAGGGTCCTGTTCGGCATGACGCTGTCGGTGGACGAGGGCCAGGTGGTCACGCTGCTGGGCCGCAACGGCATGGGCAAGACGACGACCATCCGTTCGATCCTGGGGCTGGTGCGCCCCCTGTCTGGCACCGTCCATTTCGATGGCCGCGACGTTACCGGGCTGCCGGCCTATCGGATTGCACAGCAGGGCATCGGCATCGTGCCGGAAGGCCGGCAGATCTTCGGCAATCTCGACGTGACCGAAAACCTTGTCGCGACAGCCGCCAACCGCCATGGCCGCGCCGACCCCTGGACCCTGGATCGCGTGTTCGGCTTCTTCCCGCGTCTGGCCGAGCGGCGCCGGAACATGGGCGGGCAGCTTTCCGGCGGCGAGCAGCAGATGCTGGCGATCGGCCGCGCGCTGATGACGAACCCCAGGCTGCTGATTCTGGACGAAGCGACCGAGGGGCTTGCCCCGCTCATCCGCCAGGAGATCTGGGGCTGTCTGACCGCGCTCAAGGCCGAGGGGCAGTCAATTCTGGTCGTCGACAAGAATGTCGAGGCCCTGCTGAAGATTGCCGATCACCATGTGATCATCGAGCGTGGCCGGCCGGTGTGGTCCGGCGACAGCGGCGCCTTCAGAGCCGACGCCAGTCTGAAACAGCGGTATCTGGGGATATGA
- a CDS encoding ABC transporter ATP-binding protein, with amino-acid sequence MTEEPILEVQDLVKRFGGITATDHLSLTVGKGRTHAVIGPNGAGKTTLIGQLTGEIKPDSGRILFEGNDIVGVPAHKRPHLGVARSFQITSIFPSFSVIDNVSLAVQAHQGHSFRFWRNAAIDPLLTMPAMDRLVQVGLDHRAETLAANLAHGEKRQLEIAMALATRPRLLLLDEPMAGMGTTESARIVSLLKRLRGSVSILLIEHDMDTIWALADDVTVLVYGRAIASGPPSEIRNDKAVQEAYLGGEGAL; translated from the coding sequence ATGACGGAGGAGCCCATCCTCGAAGTTCAGGATCTGGTGAAACGCTTCGGTGGTATTACCGCGACCGATCATCTGTCGCTGACGGTCGGCAAGGGGCGGACCCACGCCGTGATTGGCCCGAATGGCGCAGGAAAGACGACGTTGATCGGCCAGTTGACCGGCGAGATCAAACCGGATTCCGGGCGCATCCTGTTCGAAGGCAACGACATCGTCGGCGTCCCGGCCCACAAGCGCCCGCATCTCGGCGTCGCCCGTTCATTCCAGATCACCAGCATCTTTCCGTCCTTTTCCGTGATCGACAACGTGTCGCTGGCCGTCCAGGCGCATCAGGGGCACAGCTTTCGTTTCTGGCGCAATGCAGCGATCGATCCGCTTCTGACGATGCCGGCTATGGACCGGTTGGTACAGGTCGGCCTGGATCATCGGGCGGAGACGCTGGCGGCCAATCTGGCCCATGGCGAAAAGCGTCAATTGGAGATCGCCATGGCGCTGGCCACGCGCCCGCGCCTGCTGCTGCTGGACGAGCCGATGGCCGGCATGGGCACAACGGAGTCCGCCCGCATCGTCTCGTTGCTGAAAAGACTTCGGGGCAGTGTCTCGATTCTGCTGATCGAACACGACATGGACACCATATGGGCACTCGCCGACGACGTCACTGTGCTGGTTTACGGCCGGGCGATCGCCAGCGGTCCGCCATCGGAAATCCGCAACGACAAGGCGGTTCAGGAAGCCTATCTCGGCGGGGAGGGCGCGCTTTGA
- a CDS encoding branched-chain amino acid ABC transporter permease, whose protein sequence is MRTREKIVLLITLAVLLLLPMVAEATGNSFYIRLAARILILALAAVSLDLILGFGGMVSFGHAAFVGLGGYVVGIMFYHDFNAEPILGLDATQSFLAILAMAAVVSAMFALVIGAICLRTRGISFIMITLAFAQMLYFLMVAARKYGGEDGLALWNRNEMPGGVVDLHDHAVFYFVCLGLLLAFLFIGYRVVHSRFGRVLRGAKDNERRMTALGFPVYRYRLAAFVIAGAAAGVSGALLANYTMFVGPSYLSWTQSGELIVMVVLGGIGTLFGPVFGAAAFVLLEEFIPEILNHVRDGWGEHWQILLGPILLFIVLFARNGLYGALRGQTGGPMLAPDLTGADLTEPDRPKDADVSVEPATDTGRPV, encoded by the coding sequence ATGCGCACACGTGAAAAGATCGTCCTGCTGATCACGCTGGCCGTGCTGCTGTTGTTGCCGATGGTGGCGGAAGCCACCGGGAACTCGTTTTACATCCGGCTGGCCGCGCGCATCCTTATCCTGGCGCTGGCGGCTGTCAGCCTCGACCTGATCCTCGGCTTCGGTGGGATGGTCAGCTTTGGTCACGCCGCCTTCGTGGGGCTTGGCGGCTATGTCGTCGGCATCATGTTCTATCACGATTTCAACGCCGAACCGATCCTGGGCCTCGACGCCACGCAGAGCTTCCTTGCCATACTTGCGATGGCGGCTGTGGTGTCGGCCATGTTCGCGCTGGTCATCGGTGCGATCTGTCTCAGGACGCGGGGCATATCGTTCATCATGATCACGCTGGCGTTTGCGCAGATGCTGTACTTCCTGATGGTGGCGGCGCGAAAGTACGGCGGCGAGGACGGGTTGGCGCTATGGAACCGCAACGAGATGCCGGGCGGTGTCGTCGACCTGCACGATCATGCCGTCTTCTATTTCGTGTGTCTGGGCCTGCTGCTGGCGTTTCTCTTCATCGGCTATCGGGTCGTCCATTCCCGGTTTGGGCGTGTGCTCCGGGGTGCCAAGGATAACGAGCGGCGAATGACGGCGCTGGGCTTCCCCGTCTATCGTTATCGCCTGGCCGCATTCGTCATTGCCGGGGCGGCCGCCGGTGTCTCTGGCGCCCTGCTGGCGAACTATACGATGTTCGTGGGGCCGTCCTATCTGTCCTGGACCCAATCGGGCGAGCTGATCGTCATGGTCGTTCTGGGCGGCATCGGCACGCTGTTCGGCCCGGTTTTCGGTGCGGCCGCATTCGTTCTGCTTGAAGAATTCATCCCGGAGATCCTGAACCATGTCCGCGACGGGTGGGGGGAGCACTGGCAGATACTGCTTGGCCCGATCCTTTTGTTCATCGTTCTGTTCGCCCGCAACGGTTTGTACGGGGCGCTGCGTGGCCAGACGGGCGGCCCGATGCTGGCCCCCGATCTGACCGGAGCAGACCTGACCGAACCTGACCGGCCGAAGGATGCCGATGTATCCGTCGAACCGGCGACCGATACGGGGAGGCCGGTATGA
- a CDS encoding branched-chain amino acid ABC transporter permease yields the protein MTALAIVQTLNGFQLGVTLFLMAAGLTLVFGIMDMINLAHGSFYMIGAYLTATFVGVFDSFLLAVLFALPLAALVGLLVEMVALRTLYQRDHLDQVLATFGLILFFNELVKIIWGPVPIFMGVPEFLSGRIMFGPDLEYPAYRLAIIVVGFLVAIGLWLMISRTRLGMLIRAGASNREMVTALGVNIKLLYSLVFALGAGLAALAGAMAGPIYSVQVGMGEQILILTFVVIVIGGIGSIRGAMVGAILVGLVDTFGRVLLPGAMFALTGSTAAQGVGSAIASMSIYILMAAVLFFRPRGLFPVKV from the coding sequence ATGACGGCTCTTGCCATCGTGCAGACGCTGAACGGGTTTCAACTGGGCGTGACCCTGTTCCTGATGGCCGCCGGGCTGACGCTCGTCTTCGGCATCATGGACATGATCAATCTCGCCCACGGCTCGTTCTATATGATCGGCGCCTATCTGACCGCGACCTTCGTCGGCGTGTTCGACAGCTTCCTGCTGGCGGTTCTGTTCGCACTGCCGCTGGCGGCGCTGGTCGGCCTGCTGGTCGAAATGGTTGCGCTGAGGACGCTCTATCAGCGCGATCATCTGGATCAGGTGCTGGCGACCTTCGGCTTGATCCTGTTCTTCAACGAGTTGGTCAAGATCATCTGGGGCCCGGTGCCGATCTTCATGGGCGTGCCGGAATTTCTTTCCGGCCGGATCATGTTCGGCCCCGACCTGGAATACCCCGCCTACCGCCTGGCCATCATCGTCGTCGGCTTCCTGGTCGCGATCGGCCTGTGGCTGATGATCTCCCGAACCCGTCTCGGCATGCTGATCCGCGCCGGCGCCAGCAATCGCGAGATGGTCACCGCACTGGGCGTCAACATCAAGCTGCTGTATTCGCTGGTCTTTGCCCTGGGGGCAGGACTGGCGGCGCTGGCCGGTGCGATGGCCGGGCCGATATACTCGGTGCAGGTGGGGATGGGCGAGCAGATCCTGATCCTGACATTCGTCGTGATCGTGATCGGCGGCATCGGGTCGATCCGCGGGGCCATGGTCGGCGCCATTCTGGTCGGGCTGGTCGACACCTTCGGCCGCGTGCTGCTTCCTGGCGCGATGTTTGCGTTGACCGGCTCAACGGCGGCCCAGGGGGTCGGATCGGCCATCGCGTCGATGTCGATCTACATTCTGATGGCAGCGGTTCTGTTCTTCAGGCCGCGCGGCCTGTTCCCGGTTAAGGTCTGA
- a CDS encoding ABC transporter substrate-binding protein — MMKFASLTTVAAAALLAAGSGAAVADQSGEVRIGMITTLSGPGSGLGIDARDGFQLGIEHLGGTLGGLEPVIFEGDDQQEPSVAVELAGRMVERDEVDIVTGVIWSNLALAVMPTLARSETFFVSVNAGPSELAGAQCNPFFFNVAWQNDNNHEAMGQHVRDEGYERVYIMAPNYPAGRDALAGFKRFYGDDVVDEVYTPLGQLDYAAELSQLQSEDPDAVYIFYPGGMGINFIRQYEQAGLKETTPLFGPAFSFSQDLLPAVGEAAMGVRNTSQWSPDLDNEVNARFVEGFEERYDRLPSLYASQGYDAALLIDSALNITGGDVSDKDAFREALRQADFDSVRGDFEFNNNHYPIQDYYLREVVMDDEGRITNRLVSTIFEDHADAYHQDCAM, encoded by the coding sequence ATGATGAAATTCGCATCCCTTACCACAGTTGCAGCCGCAGCGTTGCTCGCGGCCGGCAGCGGCGCCGCCGTCGCCGACCAGTCCGGTGAAGTCCGGATCGGCATGATCACAACCTTGTCCGGACCGGGTTCGGGGCTGGGCATCGACGCCCGCGACGGATTCCAACTCGGTATCGAGCATCTGGGTGGTACGCTGGGCGGGCTGGAGCCCGTGATCTTCGAAGGTGACGACCAGCAGGAACCAAGCGTTGCTGTGGAACTGGCCGGGCGCATGGTCGAGCGCGACGAGGTCGACATCGTCACCGGGGTGATCTGGTCCAATCTTGCGCTGGCAGTGATGCCGACGCTGGCCCGCAGCGAGACGTTCTTCGTCAGCGTCAACGCCGGACCGTCGGAACTGGCCGGCGCGCAGTGCAATCCGTTCTTCTTCAATGTCGCCTGGCAGAACGACAACAACCACGAAGCCATGGGCCAGCACGTCCGCGACGAGGGCTACGAGCGCGTTTACATCATGGCACCGAACTATCCGGCCGGGCGCGATGCGCTGGCGGGCTTCAAGCGGTTCTATGGCGATGACGTCGTCGACGAGGTTTACACGCCGCTGGGGCAGCTCGACTATGCCGCTGAACTCTCACAGTTGCAGTCCGAAGACCCGGACGCCGTCTATATCTTCTATCCGGGCGGTATGGGCATCAACTTTATCCGCCAGTACGAACAGGCGGGCCTGAAGGAAACGACGCCACTGTTCGGACCGGCGTTCTCGTTCTCGCAGGATTTGCTGCCGGCCGTGGGCGAGGCGGCGATGGGTGTGCGCAACACGTCGCAGTGGAGCCCGGATCTGGACAACGAAGTCAATGCCCGCTTCGTCGAGGGATTCGAGGAGCGATACGATCGTCTGCCGTCGCTCTACGCATCGCAGGGTTACGACGCCGCGCTTCTGATCGACAGCGCCCTCAACATCACCGGCGGCGACGTTTCGGACAAGGACGCCTTCCGCGAGGCGTTGCGTCAGGCCGATTTCGACAGCGTCCGTGGCGATTTCGAGTTCAACAATAACCACTATCCGATCCAGGATTATTACCTGCGCGAGGTCGTCATGGATGACGAAGGGCGGATCACCAACCGGCTCGTCAGCACGATCTTCGAAGACCATGCTGACGCGTATCATCAGGACTGCGCGATGTAG
- a CDS encoding benzoate-CoA ligase family protein, whose translation MTEPTAHRDTFARDNLPPKDLWPVMTFDLPELQYPERLNAVNEFLDKRVAAGDGDRPCILSPDARWTYSDLLARTNRMARVLTEDLAMQPGERVMLRAANTPMMVAAFMAVIKAGGVAVPTMPLLRARELGYILDAARVNIALTDERLADAMDAAAVGRSDLRRVVRFSATGETGGDGSLDGMMAGKPTDFAPLDTVADDVCLIAFTSGTTGQPKGTMHFHRDLLAICDTFARHVLKPTADDVFCGSPPLAFTFGLGGLVLFPMSVGASTYLLEAAPPKSLAALIDAEKTTVCFTAPTAWRALIDMTGEFDLSSLRRCVSAGEALPLPTWERFLEVTGIRIIDGIGATEMLHIFISAADDDIRPGATGKPVPGFTARVVDENNVEVPPGTVGRLAVRGPTGCRYLADDRQSRYVQDGWNVTGDAYLMDEDGYFWYQARTDDMIICSGYNIAGPEVEEALLAHPSVSECAVVGAPDANRGAVPKAFVILREGYSPSDVLAKTLQDFVKDEIAPYKYPRIIDFVADLPRTETGKLQRFRLRQLEAEATGKAL comes from the coding sequence ATGACGGAACCAACTGCACACAGGGATACTTTTGCGCGCGATAACCTGCCGCCGAAGGATCTGTGGCCGGTGATGACTTTCGATCTGCCGGAGCTTCAGTATCCAGAGCGGCTGAACGCGGTGAACGAGTTTCTGGACAAGCGGGTCGCGGCCGGCGACGGCGACCGTCCGTGCATCCTGTCGCCGGATGCGCGCTGGACATATTCCGATCTACTGGCCCGGACGAACCGCATGGCCCGGGTGTTGACCGAAGATCTGGCCATGCAGCCGGGCGAACGGGTGATGCTGCGGGCGGCGAACACGCCGATGATGGTGGCGGCGTTCATGGCGGTGATCAAGGCCGGCGGCGTTGCCGTACCGACCATGCCGCTGCTGCGGGCTCGCGAACTCGGCTATATCCTGGATGCGGCGCGGGTCAATATTGCACTGACCGATGAACGGCTTGCCGATGCGATGGACGCTGCGGCGGTGGGCCGGAGCGATCTGCGCCGCGTGGTACGGTTCTCCGCGACCGGCGAAACCGGGGGCGATGGGTCGCTGGACGGGATGATGGCCGGCAAGCCGACGGATTTCGCGCCGCTGGATACGGTCGCTGACGATGTCTGCCTGATCGCCTTTACCTCGGGCACGACCGGGCAGCCCAAGGGCACCATGCATTTCCACCGCGATCTGCTGGCGATCTGCGATACGTTCGCGCGCCATGTGCTGAAGCCGACCGCCGACGATGTCTTCTGCGGCAGTCCGCCGCTGGCGTTCACCTTCGGCCTCGGCGGTCTGGTGCTGTTTCCGATGTCCGTCGGGGCGTCGACCTATCTGCTGGAGGCCGCGCCGCCGAAAAGCCTGGCAGCGCTGATCGATGCCGAAAAGACGACCGTCTGTTTTACCGCGCCGACAGCCTGGCGGGCATTGATCGACATGACAGGGGAGTTCGATCTTTCCAGCCTGCGGCGGTGCGTTTCCGCCGGCGAGGCGCTGCCGCTGCCGACCTGGGAGCGCTTCCTGGAGGTCACCGGCATCCGGATCATCGACGGCATCGGCGCGACCGAGATGCTCCACATCTTCATTTCCGCCGCCGACGATGATATCCGTCCGGGCGCGACCGGCAAGCCGGTGCCGGGGTTCACCGCGCGCGTGGTCGACGAGAACAACGTCGAAGTGCCGCCGGGTACGGTCGGCCGATTGGCCGTAAGGGGGCCGACCGGATGCCGGTATCTGGCCGACGACCGCCAGTCGCGCTATGTGCAGGACGGATGGAACGTCACCGGTGATGCCTATCTGATGGATGAGGACGGCTATTTCTGGTACCAGGCGCGCACCGACGACATGATCATCTGCTCGGGGTACAACATTGCCGGGCCAGAGGTCGAAGAGGCGCTGCTCGCCCATCCATCCGTTAGCGAATGCGCGGTCGTCGGCGCGCCGGATGCGAATCGTGGCGCCGTTCCCAAGGCATTCGTGATTCTGCGCGAGGGGTATAGCCCCAGCGACGTTCTGGCGAAAACGCTCCAGGATTTCGTCAAGGACGAGATCGCGCCTTACAAATACCCGCGCATCATTGACTTCGTTGCCGATTTGCCCCGGACCGAAACCGGAAAACTTCAGCGGTTCCGGCTGCGCCAACTTGAAGCGGAAGCCACAGGCAAGGCACTCTAG
- a CDS encoding acyl-CoA dehydrogenase family protein, with protein MADTSYLHWPFFDDDHRRFAAGLDAWAADSVPAILAANLDHHDRDALDATCRSLVAALGRAGWLKACIPGSHGGLRDRLDVRSLCLARDILARHSGLADFALAMQGLGTGPISLAGTKAQQDRYLAPVAAGEKIAAFALSEQEAGSDVAALATTARRDGDGYVIDGSKTWISNGGIADHYVVFARTGEAPGAKGLSAFVVEAGNPGLSIAGRIDVIAPHPLATLQFDHCRVDGDALIGKPGDGFRIAMATLDVFRSTVGAAALGLARRALDETLSHTSARHLFGAPLADLQMTQARIADMATGVDAAALMVYRAAWAKDCHQDRVTREASMAKMMATETAQKVVDDAVQLHGGAGVTTGVKVEELYRDVRALRIYEGATEVQKLIIARQTLAEYAKQ; from the coding sequence ATGGCCGACACCAGCTATCTGCACTGGCCGTTCTTCGACGATGACCACCGGCGCTTCGCCGCCGGTCTCGACGCCTGGGCGGCGGACTCGGTGCCGGCGATATTGGCGGCCAATCTGGATCACCACGACCGTGACGCACTCGACGCGACATGCCGGTCGCTGGTCGCCGCGCTGGGCCGTGCCGGGTGGCTGAAAGCCTGCATTCCGGGCAGCCATGGCGGCCTGCGCGACAGGCTCGACGTGCGTAGCCTGTGTCTGGCGCGGGACATTCTGGCCCGGCACTCGGGTCTGGCTGATTTCGCCCTGGCGATGCAGGGGCTTGGGACGGGCCCGATTTCGCTCGCCGGAACGAAAGCCCAGCAGGACCGCTATCTGGCGCCGGTCGCGGCGGGCGAGAAAATCGCCGCCTTTGCCCTGTCGGAGCAGGAAGCCGGTTCCGACGTCGCGGCGCTGGCGACAACGGCGCGACGCGACGGCGACGGCTATGTCATCGACGGGTCGAAAACCTGGATATCCAACGGCGGCATCGCCGATCATTATGTCGTCTTCGCCCGGACAGGCGAGGCGCCCGGCGCCAAGGGGCTGAGCGCGTTCGTGGTCGAGGCCGGCAATCCCGGCCTGTCGATCGCCGGGCGGATCGACGTGATCGCCCCGCATCCGCTGGCCACGCTGCAGTTCGACCACTGCCGCGTCGACGGCGATGCCCTGATCGGCAAGCCGGGCGACGGTTTCAGGATCGCCATGGCGACGCTGGATGTCTTTCGGTCGACGGTCGGTGCGGCGGCGCTGGGTCTGGCGCGGCGGGCGCTGGACGAAACCCTGTCCCATACGTCGGCACGTCACCTGTTCGGCGCCCCGCTGGCCGATCTGCAAATGACCCAGGCGCGGATCGCGGACATGGCGACCGGCGTCGATGCGGCGGCGCTGATGGTCTATCGCGCGGCCTGGGCCAAGGACTGCCATCAGGACCGCGTCACCCGCGAGGCGTCGATGGCCAAGATGATGGCAACCGAAACCGCGCAGAAAGTCGTCGACGATGCCGTGCAGCTGCATGGCGGCGCCGGCGTCACGACCGGCGTCAAGGTCGAGGAACTTTATCGCGACGTCAGGGCGCTGAGAATCTACGAGGGGGCGACCGAGGTTCAGAAACTGATCATCGCGCGGCAGACGCTGGCCGAGTACGCAAAACAATAA
- a CDS encoding enoyl-CoA hydratase family protein: MSLGSYQAQHFLWSVDEARPGGAVATITLNRPDRKNPLTFDSYAELRDLFRTLAEDDEIKVVVVTGAGGNFSSGGDVMEIIGPLTKMTMPDLLRFTTMTGDLVKAMRACPQPIIAAVDGVCVGAGAIIAMASDLRYGTPESKVAFLFTRVGLAGCDMGACSILPRIIGQGRASELLYTGRSMDGAEAERWGFYNALATPDEVLDTASTMARRLAEGPTFAHGVTKKMLHQEWSMGVDEAIDAEAQAQAICMATKDFQRAYEAFAEKRKPEFKGD, from the coding sequence ATGTCGCTCGGGTCCTATCAGGCACAGCATTTCCTATGGTCCGTGGATGAGGCGAGGCCGGGCGGGGCGGTGGCGACGATCACCCTGAACCGCCCGGATCGCAAGAACCCGCTGACTTTCGACAGTTATGCCGAACTGCGCGACCTGTTCCGCACTCTGGCCGAGGACGACGAGATCAAGGTCGTGGTCGTGACCGGGGCGGGGGGGAATTTCTCGTCCGGCGGCGATGTGATGGAGATCATCGGCCCGCTTACCAAAATGACCATGCCGGATCTGCTGCGGTTCACGACCATGACGGGCGATCTGGTCAAGGCGATGCGCGCCTGCCCGCAGCCGATCATCGCCGCCGTCGATGGCGTCTGCGTCGGCGCCGGGGCGATCATCGCCATGGCGTCCGACCTGCGCTACGGCACGCCGGAGTCGAAGGTGGCGTTCCTGTTCACCCGCGTCGGATTGGCCGGATGCGACATGGGCGCCTGCTCGATCCTGCCCCGGATCATCGGCCAGGGACGGGCGTCGGAGCTGCTTTATACCGGCCGCTCGATGGACGGCGCCGAAGCCGAACGCTGGGGTTTCTACAACGCTCTCGCCACGCCGGACGAGGTGCTGGACACGGCGAGCACAATGGCGCGCCGGCTGGCCGAGGGGCCGACCTTCGCCCACGGTGTAACCAAGAAGATGCTGCACCAGGAATGGTCCATGGGTGTCGATGAAGCGATCGATGCCGAGGCGCAGGCGCAGGCGATCTGCATGGCGACGAAGGACTTCCAGCGGGCATACGAGGCCTTTGCCGAAAAGCGAAAACCCGAGTTCAAAGGCGACTGA
- a CDS encoding MarR family transcriptional regulator — protein MSTDQPDDHTPDVASVDIGGVDYETAASGDKPNLRLWLRLLTCANMIETEVRSRLRSDFDVTLPRFDLMAQLEKAPDGLTMSELSRRLMVSNGNITGIVDRLVAESLITRTPNPHDRRTQFVRLTARGRRVFLDMAAIHQGWIDDLFSGLTPDEGRDLFALLGRAKASIRTATENGEA, from the coding sequence GTGAGCACGGATCAGCCGGACGACCACACACCCGATGTCGCCAGCGTGGACATTGGGGGCGTCGACTACGAAACCGCTGCCAGCGGCGACAAGCCCAATCTGCGTCTGTGGCTGCGCCTGCTGACCTGCGCGAACATGATCGAGACGGAGGTGCGGTCACGCCTGCGCAGCGATTTCGACGTGACATTGCCCCGCTTCGATCTGATGGCACAGTTGGAAAAGGCGCCGGATGGCCTGACCATGAGCGAGCTGAGCCGCCGGCTCATGGTCTCCAACGGCAACATAACCGGTATCGTCGATCGGCTGGTCGCGGAATCCCTGATCACCCGAACGCCCAATCCCCATGACCGGCGCACCCAGTTCGTCCGGCTGACGGCCCGGGGACGCAGGGTGTTCCTTGACATGGCCGCCATTCACCAGGGCTGGATCGACGACCTGTTCTCGGGCCTGACCCCGGACGAGGGGCGGGACCTGTTCGCACTGCTCGGCCGGGCAAAGGCGTCGATCCGGACGGCCACCGAAAACGGAGAAGCGTGA